In candidate division KSB1 bacterium, the genomic stretch ATGAAGACGCCACCGATCCCCTGCTTCTTGAGGGCCGCAAGCTGTTCGTCAATCATTGAGCGCGTAACCCGGTCGTTCCACACCCAGAAAGGCGCCGTCCGGTACCGTGCCGGCGGGTCCTGGAAGAGTCTGCGTACCTGCGAATAGGTCTCCGGCCGCTTCAGGGCTGGTTTCGGTCCGCAGGCCAGCTGAAGCAGACTTGCGACAGCAAGCAGAATCGTCGCCACCCTTCCGACCATTTGATCCGCCTCCCGATTAGGGCTCCAGATGCCTGCGCCACACGTGCGATGTACCGTTCCTTTGGTTCGGCTCATCGGGGCCAAGGTCTACATTTGCCACGGACGGAAGAGATCCACAAGCGTCCTGGGCTCTTCCTCTTCCCGCACAAGACCTGGCTCGTACTGGCCGAGGAGCTCGCGGGTGAACGTGGCTCCCAAGAGGAAACTCAGTGCCGGGCTCAGGAACACGAACCCGACCACAGTCACAATCCCTACAAGCCAAACGACCAGCTGGCACCCCAGATGCGCGAGGAAGAGAAGGGGATTTTGCAGCGCCAGATCCAGCGCCAACCTGGCAAGTCTGCGCAGCGGCCAGTTCTTGAGAAAGGTCAGGGGCACCCAGACGGCCAGCCAGGCGAAGAAGCCCGCGCCGATCCAAAGGGTTATCCCCAGGAAAAAGAGCGAAAGCAACGGAAGGCCAAGTCGGTCGCTGCCGTAAAAGCCAATCCCAGAGACCGCGGCTGTAACACCCATGACCCCGACGGCGGTTACGCCGAGGCTCCTACCCAAGCTTCGAACCACATTCCTGCGCAAAACGGGGAAATCCGGCACCCGGTAGCTGGCAAGTTCAGTGGTTAGTGTGCCGAGGAGAGCCACAGCCAAGGGGATCCCAATGAAGCTTAGAGTGAGCAGAAGGCTGAGGAGGCTCGCGAGCATCAGCTTCCCCACGTGGTCGTACGTAACCCAGAAGAATTTCTTGAGGATCACGGGGAAGCGAGCACGGAAGATGGGTGGCTCGGCGAGGGGCCTTTCCCGCGGCGTACTCATGGGTTCCCTACCGTGGCCGTCTTGCAGACTTCTCGCAGCGCATTCGCGAAGGCCGAAGCCCACTGGTCGAGGCTTTCGATCCAGTCCAGAACTTCCCCCACGCTAGCCTTTCCCTCGGCCAACCGAGAAGCAATGTCGGAGTCCACCTTCGCCCACAGCTCCTGCAGGTGGCTGTTTCTCCGATAGACGTCCTCAAGGAGGCGTTCGACGTCGCAGCCGCGGGCGCGCAAGTCCGCCACCAGACTCTCGATCTCGGCCACCCGGCGCTGGAGGGCATGCTCCAGTAGCTCGGGGCTGAGCTGGGGCTCTCTCCCCGCCTCCTGCTGCCCCTTGGCTCCGCTGCCGGCCCTCCGCTGCACGTCTCTTCCCTCCGTTTGGCCGAGGCCCCGGTGAATCTAACCAATGCGCCCGCGGGTGTCAAGAGCGACAAGTACGAACCCACACCTTCCCAGCCCTTGGTCCGACGCGCCGAATCCCGCGAAGAAGCCCAGCTACGTAGGCCCGAGCCGCGCACTTCACATGCCGCTCAACTCGCCCGAGATGCTTCGAACGATCCACGCGTCCTTCACCCCGGTCTAGGAGTGTGCTCCTTACCTCTGCGCCCGCGAGGAGAACGCGCGCGATACGCCCACGTCGAGATGCACTCCCCAGATGTTTGCTTGGAGGGAGCCGCCGTACGCGGACATCCGCGACAGCCTGGCTGCACTGCACCGAGCGGACACGTCGGCGCTCCAGGCACGGCTGAGCTTCACTGCTCCGCCGAGCCCCACCTGCAGGCACAGACCGGACATCTCGTACCGCTGCACCCAATGGCCATCGACGCAATCCTCGACGTGAGGGATTGCCGCTCCCGCACCCGCACGCAGCCCCATCGCGAAAACCCGATTGTGGACGAGCGGGTAGAACACGTTGCCCAGAAGAAGGTTCAAGCCGTGGCTCAGGCTGAAGCTGCGGACGTAGCGCGAGAACAGACCGCGTTCACTGACCTGCATTCCCTTCCAGCGCCCTTCGATATTCACGCGTTCTGACTCGCGGGCGTAGGCCTTGGCGTGCACAAACTCCAGTTCTACCACGGGGGATCGCCCCCTGGATCGGACCCTCTTCCCTACGCGAATGCCGTAGTAGAACGGTGATTGCAGGGAACGGCCGCGCAAGGGAACGTCACGGAGCCACAGGTCCGTGTGCCACGCGTCCTGGCGGAGGAGAAGATCGGTGGGCTGAGGCAGGTAAAGGCCTGTGTAGAGGGTCACAGCAACCTGGGCGCGACTGATGGGCACGAGCAAAGAAACCCCCAGTATGCCTAAAAGGGAAGCAAGCCGTCTCGACATGCCGTTTGCCTCCCACCGGCCGGAGCTCCAATCCGCATCGCAGATCCGGGAAACGAGGTGCCCATTTTTTCAACGAGCAGCCCCCTGGAGGGTTCTACCCTTCCATGTCATCCTCGGCTTGAAAGCAACCTTGGTCCCGTTTAGCCCTTGGTTACGTAGATCGGGAGCGCTAAATTGGAACGTCAGCGCTCATCGGTCAGAACAAGGGAGGTTCCGTGACCCCACGAGAGGCGATTCTCCGCATCTTCCGGAAGCAACCGGTTAACCAGTTGGTCTGGCAACCGAGGATTTACTACTGGTACTATGGGAACGGCCTCCCTAATCCCGCGCCGGATGAGTACGTGCGGCGGCACGGCCCCCCTCCTCCTTCCCCGATTGAGCAGGTCCAGTCACCGCAGGTTCCGGACGAGTTTCGAATCTCGCCTATGATCGAATTGTACCGCAGACTCCCTGCTTCCCCTCGCTACCCACAGGAGGTCTTAGGGGTGCGTCTCTTCGAGATCGTGTACGACGGGACTGTCCAGATCCACCAGCAGAAGAACGGTTCCTGCGTGACCACAACCTGGAGCACCCCCGTAGGGGAACTGAGAGAAGTGACCATCCATGGCTACCACAGCGAATACCTGCTCAAGAGCCCGGAGGATTTCCGGGTGATGGTCTACATCCTGGACCATTCGGAGTTCGTCTTCTGGGACGATGCGTTCGAGATAGCCGACCGAGAGTTCGGTGATCTGGGCGTGGTGACCAGCTTCTATCCGCGCTCGCCTCTCCAGCGCCTGATCATCGAGTGGATGGGCTTCGAGAATGTGGTGTACGCGCTCAGCGATTACCCGGTTCAGACCCGGGCTCTCTTGCAGGCCATCGCGGAGTGGGATGACCGGATGTACGACGTGCTCCTTCGCTCCCCCCTTCAGGTCCTGAACTTCGGCGAGAACATCGACGCCAACATTGACCCGCCCCCCTACTTCGAGGAATACCTCGAGCCCTACTACGAGAAGCGCGTCGCGCAGATCCACGCCGCGGGAAAGTTCTGCCACATCCACATTGACGGCGCGTTGAAACCCCTCCTGCCCATCATTCGGAGGATGAGCTTCGATGGCATCGAGGCGGCCACCCCCTTGCCCCAGGGGGACGTCACGCTCGAGGAACTCCGCGAGGGGCTGGAGGGCAAGATCCTAATCGACGGGATTCCGGCCGTTCTGTTCCTGCCGACTTACCCTCTGGCGACGTTCGAGGAGTTTGTCTGGAAGCTGGTTGAAATGTTCTGGCCCAACCTCATCCTCGGCATTTCCGACGAGCTCCCGCCGAGCGGAGATATCCGACGGGTCAAGCTCGTGAGCGAAATCGCCGAGAGGTGGCGGCCACCTGGTTCACCCCATCCGCAAGCGTGAGAGGTTTGTGCGGTTGCAACCGACCCGGAGGCGTGTACAACGTAAGGAGGCTGAGAAATGAGAAGAAGCTGGCTCATCGTCCTAACCCTGGCACTGGTGGCCTTGGCTCAGGCTCAGGACAAGGCGATCTACAAGACCCGCAAGGTCGGCGAACAGGAACGGACCTATTTGACCATCGACGCGGCAGCCCTCAAGTATCCCAGGGCTATTGAGGAATTCCAGACGGTGTGGCATAACCCTCCCGTACGCCAGGACACGACAGGTACCTGCTGGGCCTTTTCGACTATCTCCTTCCTGGAGTCCGAGATCAAGCGCCTGCATGGCAAGGAGGTCCGGCTGTCGGAAATGTACGTCGTGTACTGGGAATACGTGGAGAAGGCACGGCGTTTTCTGCGCGAGAAGGGCAATTCGGAGTTCGGAGAGGGCTCCGAGCATAACGCAGTGATCGAAAGGATCCGGCAGTACGGATGTGTGCCTCTGGAATCGTACACGGGCCTGGTAGGAGGGCGGACCACGCACAATCACGCTCCTCTCTACCGCGAGCTCCGATCGTTCCTCGACTACTGCAAGGAAAAGGGCTATTGGGACGAGGACCAGGCCATCGCGTACGTAAGGCTCGTACTGAATAAGCACCTCGGCGAGCCGCCCACTCACATAGTGGTCGATGGACGGGAGATGACCCCCATCGAGTACGCCCGAGACTATCTGCGTCTGCCTCTCGATGACTACGTGGCGATTATGTCCACTACGAGTATCCCCTTCTGGACTCAGGGTGAGTACAAGGTTCCCGACAACTGGTGGCACAGCCAAGAGTACTACAACGTCCCCCTGGAGGACTTCTACGAGGGGATCCGCTCTGCCCTGCGGTCCGGATTCAGCGTCGCCCTCGGTGGGGATATTTCGGAACCCGGCAAAGTAAGCGAGGTAGATCTCGCCGTGGTCCCGAGCTTTGACATCCCCGGTCAGCTTATCAACCAGGATGCGCGGGAGTTCCGCTTCTACAACAGGACCTCGACGGACGATCACGGCATTCACTGCGTTGGGTACACCAGAAAATTCGGGCATGACTGGTTCCTCATTAAGGACTCGGGCCGCAGCGCCTACGAAGGGAACCTTAAGGGTTATTACATCTTCCGGGACGACTACGTGAAGCTGAAAATGCTCACCTACCTGGTGCACAAGGATGGTGTCTCGTGGCTTCTCAAGAAGTTCCAGGAAAAGCAGGCAGCCAGCAAACAGGCTAAGCCCTGACGTATCTCCAGGAGTGGGCGCTTTCAGGAGTAGGCGCATTCAGCTTACAGCACCGCGTCGGCGGGACTGGGCACGTAGGATCAGCCGATGGATCTGCGGGAGAGGTTGGACTGGGCCTTTGGCCTGACGCGCAAAGCCCCATCCCCTGTTCCCTCCGGAGGGGAGGCAGGACTGGCCACCTTGCCGTGGGGTGAAGTGACCTCCACCCCGCACGGCAGATGCGTGCACGTAGTCGAGTCGTACCCCCTGGAATATACACACGGGTTTGTCGCTCTCCGCGAAGTCCTGGCCGTCCAGCCCCGCACCCTCGGCGCGCTGGACGCACAGGCGCGCCGTCCCTACGCCCTCCCCGATGAGCTCTGTTTCCTCGACAGCGAGACCACGGGCTTGGCCGGCGGCTCGGGCACCGTGCCTTTCCTGGTGGGCGTGGGCTACGTTACGGACCGTTCGTTCGTGATTGAGCAGTTTTTCGCCCGTGATTTCGACGAGGAACCCGCTGTCCTTTTCCTCGCCTGCCAGATTCTTCGCCAGCGCCCCAAATGGATTTCCTACAATGGGAAGGCCTTTGACGCCCAGCTCCTCGCGCAAAGGATGG encodes the following:
- a CDS encoding peptidase C1 codes for the protein MRRSWLIVLTLALVALAQAQDKAIYKTRKVGEQERTYLTIDAAALKYPRAIEEFQTVWHNPPVRQDTTGTCWAFSTISFLESEIKRLHGKEVRLSEMYVVYWEYVEKARRFLREKGNSEFGEGSEHNAVIERIRQYGCVPLESYTGLVGGRTTHNHAPLYRELRSFLDYCKEKGYWDEDQAIAYVRLVLNKHLGEPPTHIVVDGREMTPIEYARDYLRLPLDDYVAIMSTTSIPFWTQGEYKVPDNWWHSQEYYNVPLEDFYEGIRSALRSGFSVALGGDISEPGKVSEVDLAVVPSFDIPGQLINQDAREFRFYNRTSTDDHGIHCVGYTRKFGHDWFLIKDSGRSAYEGNLKGYYIFRDDYVKLKMLTYLVHKDGVSWLLKKFQEKQAASKQAKP